A section of the Apodemus sylvaticus chromosome 10, mApoSyl1.1, whole genome shotgun sequence genome encodes:
- the Krt40 gene encoding keratin, type I cytoskeletal 40 isoform X1 translates to MASDGSPSCCSSEACAGASGCATASFCPTNTTCLPSTCAASRCQTPSFLCRAHLPAGCLSPCYLASGCNSPCLVGSCAWCEEGTFNSNEKETMQFLNDRLASYLERVRSLEENNAELECRIREQCEPDAPMVCPDYQQYFDTIEELQQKILCTKAENSRLAVQVDNCKLAADDFRSKYESELSLRQLVENDISGLRGILGELTLCKSDLEAHVESLKDDLLCLKKGHEEEVNLLREQLGDRLSVELDTAPTVDLNKVLDEMRCQYERVLANNRRDAEEWFAAQTEELNQQQMSSAEQLQGCQTEMLELKRKANTLEIELQAQQTLTESLECTVAETEAQYSTQLAQMQCLIDSVEHQLAEIRCDLERQNQEYQVLLDTKARLECEINTYRGLLEKEDCRLPCNPGSTASISNSTCEPCSAYVICTVENCCA, encoded by the exons ATGGCTTCCGATGGCTCCCCTAGCTGCTGCTCTTCTGAAGCCTGTGCAGGGGCATCGGGCTGTGCAACTGCCTCATTCTGCCCCACCAACACAACTtgcctccccagcacctgtgCCGCATCCAGATGTCAAACGCCGAGCTTCCTCTGCAGGGCTCACCTCCCAGCCGGTTGCCTCTCACCGTGCTACTTGGCTAGCGGTTGTAATAGTCCTTGCCTGGTAGGGAGCTGTGCATGGTGTGAGGAAGGGACGTTCAACAGTAATGAGAAGGAGACCATGCAGTTCCTGAATGATAGACTGGCCAGCTATCTGGAGAGGGTGAGAAGCCTGGAAGAGAACAACGCAGAGCTGGAATGCAGGATCCGAGAGCAGTGTGAGCCCGATGCCCCGATGGTCTGCCCCGATTATCAGCAGTACTTCGACACCATTGAAGAGCTCCAACAAAAG ATACTGTGCACAAAGGCAGAGAATTCTAGACTTGCCGTACAGGTGGACAACTGCAAACTGGCTGCCGATGATTTTAGGTCAAA GTACGAGAGCGAACTGTCCCTGCGCCAGCTAGTGGAGAATGACATCAGTGGCCTTCGTGGGATCCTGGGTGAACTAACCCTCTGCAAATCAGATCTGGAGGCCCACGTGGAGTCTCTGAAAGATGATCTGCTTTGCCTTAAGAAAGGCCACGAAGAG GAGGTCAACCTGCTCCGTGAGCAGCTTGGAGATCGGCTCAGCGTGGAGCTGGACACTGCCCCCACTGTGGACCTCAACAAGGTCCTGGATGAGATGAGATGTCAGTATGAGAGGGTGCTGGCCAACAACCGCAGGGATGCGGAGGAGTGGTTCGCTGCTCAG ACAGAAGAGCTGAACCAGCAGCAGATGTCCAGTGCGGAGCAGCTGCAGGGCTGCCAGACTGAGATGCTGGAGCTGAAACGCAAGGCCAACACTCTGGAAATTGAGCTCCAGGCGCAGCAAACCCTG ACAGAGTCTCTGGAGTGTACTGTGGCAGAAACCGAGGCCCAGTACAGCACACAACTGGCCCAAATGCAGTGCCTAATTGACAGTGTGGAGCACCAGCTGGCTGAGATCCGCTGTGACCTGGAGCGTCAGAACCAGGAGTACCAGGTACTGCTGGACACCAAGGCCCGGCTGGAGTGTGAGATCAACACGTACCGGGGCCTGCTGGAGAAGGAGGACTGCAG ACTCCCCTGCAATCCAGGCTCCACAGCGTCAATATCAAACAGCACGTGTGAGCCGTGTTCAGCCTATGTGATTTGCACAGTTGAAAACTGCTGTGCATGA
- the Krt40 gene encoding keratin, type I cytoskeletal 40 isoform X2 translates to MASDGSPSCCSSEACAGASGCATASFCPTNTTCLPSTCAASRCQTPSFLCRAHLPAGCLSPCYLASGCNSPCLVGSCAWCEEGTFNSNEKETMQFLNDRLASYLERVRSLEENNAELECRIREQCEPDAPMVCPDYQQYFDTIEELQQKEVNLLREQLGDRLSVELDTAPTVDLNKVLDEMRCQYERVLANNRRDAEEWFAAQTEELNQQQMSSAEQLQGCQTEMLELKRKANTLEIELQAQQTLTESLECTVAETEAQYSTQLAQMQCLIDSVEHQLAEIRCDLERQNQEYQVLLDTKARLECEINTYRGLLEKEDCRLPCNPGSTASISNSTCEPCSAYVICTVENCCA, encoded by the exons ATGGCTTCCGATGGCTCCCCTAGCTGCTGCTCTTCTGAAGCCTGTGCAGGGGCATCGGGCTGTGCAACTGCCTCATTCTGCCCCACCAACACAACTtgcctccccagcacctgtgCCGCATCCAGATGTCAAACGCCGAGCTTCCTCTGCAGGGCTCACCTCCCAGCCGGTTGCCTCTCACCGTGCTACTTGGCTAGCGGTTGTAATAGTCCTTGCCTGGTAGGGAGCTGTGCATGGTGTGAGGAAGGGACGTTCAACAGTAATGAGAAGGAGACCATGCAGTTCCTGAATGATAGACTGGCCAGCTATCTGGAGAGGGTGAGAAGCCTGGAAGAGAACAACGCAGAGCTGGAATGCAGGATCCGAGAGCAGTGTGAGCCCGATGCCCCGATGGTCTGCCCCGATTATCAGCAGTACTTCGACACCATTGAAGAGCTCCAACAAAAG GAGGTCAACCTGCTCCGTGAGCAGCTTGGAGATCGGCTCAGCGTGGAGCTGGACACTGCCCCCACTGTGGACCTCAACAAGGTCCTGGATGAGATGAGATGTCAGTATGAGAGGGTGCTGGCCAACAACCGCAGGGATGCGGAGGAGTGGTTCGCTGCTCAG ACAGAAGAGCTGAACCAGCAGCAGATGTCCAGTGCGGAGCAGCTGCAGGGCTGCCAGACTGAGATGCTGGAGCTGAAACGCAAGGCCAACACTCTGGAAATTGAGCTCCAGGCGCAGCAAACCCTG ACAGAGTCTCTGGAGTGTACTGTGGCAGAAACCGAGGCCCAGTACAGCACACAACTGGCCCAAATGCAGTGCCTAATTGACAGTGTGGAGCACCAGCTGGCTGAGATCCGCTGTGACCTGGAGCGTCAGAACCAGGAGTACCAGGTACTGCTGGACACCAAGGCCCGGCTGGAGTGTGAGATCAACACGTACCGGGGCCTGCTGGAGAAGGAGGACTGCAG ACTCCCCTGCAATCCAGGCTCCACAGCGTCAATATCAAACAGCACGTGTGAGCCGTGTTCAGCCTATGTGATTTGCACAGTTGAAAACTGCTGTGCATGA